The following proteins are encoded in a genomic region of Streptomyces sp. NBC_01723:
- a CDS encoding menaquinone biosynthetic enzyme MqnA/MqnD family protein, whose product MDNSRTRPRVGHIQFLNCLPLYWGLARTGTLLDFELTKDTPEKLSEQLVRGDLDIGPVTLVEFLKNADDLVAFPDIAVGCDGPVMSCVIVSQVPLDRLDGARVALGSTSRTSVRLAQLLLAERFGVQPDYYTCPPDLSLMMQEADAAVLIGDAALRANMIDGPRYGLDVHDLGALWKEWTGLPFVFAVWAARRDYAEREPVLTRKVHEAFLASRNLSLEEVDKVAEQAARWEAFDEETLAKYFTTLDFRFGAPQLEAVTEFARRVGPTTGFPADVNVELLRP is encoded by the coding sequence GTGGACAATTCTCGCACCCGGCCGCGCGTCGGCCACATCCAGTTCCTGAACTGCCTGCCCCTGTACTGGGGGCTCGCGAGAACAGGCACGCTCCTCGACTTCGAGCTGACGAAGGACACCCCGGAGAAGCTCAGCGAGCAGCTGGTGCGCGGTGATCTCGACATCGGCCCCGTCACCCTGGTCGAATTCCTCAAGAACGCCGACGACCTCGTCGCCTTCCCCGACATCGCTGTCGGGTGCGACGGACCGGTGATGTCCTGCGTGATCGTCTCGCAGGTCCCGCTGGACCGCCTGGACGGTGCCCGGGTCGCCCTCGGCTCGACCTCGCGCACCTCCGTACGCCTCGCCCAGCTCCTGCTCGCCGAGCGCTTCGGCGTCCAGCCCGACTACTACACGTGCCCGCCCGACCTGAGCCTGATGATGCAGGAGGCGGACGCGGCCGTCCTGATCGGTGACGCGGCCCTGCGCGCCAACATGATCGACGGCCCGCGCTACGGCCTCGACGTGCACGACCTCGGCGCGCTGTGGAAGGAGTGGACCGGCCTGCCGTTCGTCTTCGCGGTCTGGGCGGCGCGCCGGGACTACGCGGAGCGGGAGCCGGTGCTCACCCGCAAGGTGCACGAGGCGTTCCTCGCCTCCCGCAACCTCTCCCTGGAGGAGGTCGACAAGGTCGCCGAGCAGGCGGCCCGCTGGGAGGCCTTCGACGAGGAGACCCTCGCGAAGTACTTCACCACCCTCGACTTCCGCTTCGGCGCCCCGCAGCTGGAGGCGGTCACCGAGTTCGCCCGCCGGGTCGGTCCCACCACGGGCTTCCCGGCGGACGTGAACGTGGAGCTGCTGCGCCCCTGA
- a CDS encoding class I SAM-dependent methyltransferase: protein MTDAAFVTTTRTFYDAIAEDYADHHRSTGAGTALDRALMAAFAELVGPDGQVADLGCGPGRVTAHLASLGLRVFGLDLSASMLAIARRENPGLRFEQGSMLELDLPDGALAGAVSWYSSIHTPAERLPDLFGEIRRVLAPGGHLLLGFQVGDEPSLLDRPFGRPVALEFERRQPEAMAGLLERAGFTVLSRTVRVQEADTSAKVPQACLIARR from the coding sequence ATGACTGACGCCGCCTTCGTGACCACCACCCGGACGTTCTACGACGCCATCGCCGAGGACTACGCGGACCACCACCGCTCCACCGGCGCCGGCACCGCGCTCGACCGCGCCCTCATGGCCGCCTTCGCCGAGCTGGTGGGGCCGGACGGGCAGGTGGCCGACCTCGGCTGCGGGCCCGGTCGTGTCACCGCACACCTCGCCTCGCTGGGCCTGCGGGTCTTCGGCCTGGACCTGTCCGCGTCCATGCTCGCGATCGCGCGCCGGGAGAACCCGGGGCTGCGGTTCGAGCAGGGTTCGATGCTGGAGCTGGACCTGCCCGACGGCGCCCTCGCGGGGGCCGTCTCCTGGTACTCGTCGATCCACACCCCGGCCGAGCGGCTGCCGGACCTCTTCGGGGAGATCCGGCGCGTGCTGGCCCCGGGCGGGCATCTGCTGCTCGGCTTCCAGGTCGGCGACGAGCCGAGCCTGCTCGACCGCCCGTTCGGCCGCCCGGTCGCCCTGGAGTTCGAGCGGCGGCAGCCGGAGGCGATGGCCGGGCTGCTGGAGCGGGCCGGGTTCACCGTGCTGTCGCGGACCGTGCGCGTACAGGAGGCGGACACCTCCGCGAAGGTCCCGCAGGCCTGCCTGATCGCCCGCCGCTAG
- a CDS encoding serine/threonine-protein kinase — protein MRPLEVDEPTAVGPYRLLGRLGSGGMGRVYLGRSAGGRTVAVKIVHPHFALDEEFRARFRREVDAARRVGGAWTAPVLDADPEARVPWVATAYAAGPSLTAAVADGGPLPVHSVRALGAGLGEALTAVHELGLVHRDVKPSNVLLTLDGPLLIDFGIARATDGTASLTSTGVSVGSPGYMSPEQILGKGVTGAADVFSLGAVLAFAATGTPPFPGDSSAALLYKVVHEEPRLDDLDGDLRDLVAACLAKDPAARPAPVEVARRLAPEGAARLVTGGWLPGALVERVSRSAVQLLNLEAADASKPGPVSGPVGFSSPSVGAPDASGGAGDASGGAAGASGGAAGADGGAADPGVFGPAPVMPTPTVAPSAPAANVPGPRDGDRPPSPAPGKLSVSVAATSTREGEGRRGRRISCTVALAVAGAMAAVTVGSVFVLELLPGGGSDDNADDGGRNPSATAPSEPGSDGGGRPVPGRYLGTWEGQAVAVEGNLPLGTFRLTVREAAVGARLGTLRHTDLFGGTCDDVLTLKKVTEKQVVASAVGAEGNRDVCNQARHTVLLTPVGDDLRYESDSEDSGRPKARLSKVG, from the coding sequence ATGCGGCCGCTCGAAGTCGACGAGCCCACCGCCGTGGGGCCCTACCGGCTGCTCGGCCGGCTGGGGTCCGGCGGCATGGGCCGGGTCTACCTGGGCCGCAGCGCCGGTGGCCGCACGGTCGCCGTCAAGATCGTGCACCCGCACTTCGCGCTGGACGAGGAGTTCCGGGCCCGGTTCCGGCGCGAGGTGGACGCCGCGCGCAGGGTCGGCGGCGCCTGGACCGCGCCCGTACTGGACGCGGACCCCGAGGCCCGGGTGCCGTGGGTCGCCACGGCCTACGCCGCCGGTCCGTCCCTCACGGCGGCCGTCGCGGACGGCGGCCCGCTGCCCGTCCACTCGGTACGGGCGCTCGGCGCGGGCCTGGGCGAGGCGCTGACCGCGGTGCACGAACTGGGCCTCGTCCACCGGGACGTGAAGCCCTCCAACGTCCTCCTCACCCTCGACGGCCCCCTCCTGATCGACTTCGGCATCGCCCGGGCGACCGACGGCACCGCCTCCCTGACCTCGACCGGCGTCTCGGTCGGCTCGCCCGGCTACATGTCGCCCGAGCAGATCCTCGGCAAGGGCGTGACGGGCGCGGCGGACGTGTTCTCGCTGGGTGCCGTCCTCGCGTTCGCGGCGACGGGCACGCCGCCCTTCCCGGGGGACTCCTCGGCCGCGCTGCTCTACAAGGTCGTCCACGAGGAGCCGCGGCTCGACGACCTGGACGGGGACCTGCGTGACCTGGTCGCGGCCTGCCTGGCCAAGGACCCGGCCGCCCGCCCGGCCCCCGTCGAGGTCGCCCGGCGCCTGGCCCCCGAGGGCGCGGCCCGCCTGGTGACCGGCGGCTGGCTGCCCGGGGCGCTGGTGGAGCGGGTCAGCCGGAGCGCCGTACAGCTGCTGAACCTGGAGGCGGCGGACGCGTCGAAGCCGGGGCCGGTGTCGGGGCCCGTCGGCTTCAGCAGCCCGTCGGTCGGAGCGCCGGACGCGAGCGGCGGTGCGGGGGACGCGAGCGGCGGTGCGGCGGGTGCGAGCGGCGGTGCGGCGGGCGCGGACGGCGGCGCGGCGGACCCCGGCGTCTTCGGGCCGGCGCCGGTGATGCCCACGCCGACGGTGGCGCCTTCGGCCCCGGCGGCGAACGTGCCGGGGCCGCGCGACGGTGACCGCCCTCCGTCTCCCGCACCCGGCAAGCTGTCCGTCTCCGTCGCGGCCACCTCCACCCGGGAGGGCGAGGGGCGGCGCGGCCGCCGGATCAGCTGCACGGTGGCCCTCGCGGTGGCCGGTGCGATGGCCGCGGTGACGGTCGGATCGGTCTTCGTCCTCGAACTGCTGCCGGGCGGCGGCAGCGACGACAACGCCGACGACGGCGGCCGCAACCCGTCGGCGACCGCGCCGTCGGAGCCCGGTTCCGACGGGGGCGGCCGGCCCGTCCCCGGCCGCTACCTGGGCACCTGGGAGGGCCAGGCCGTCGCGGTCGAGGGCAACCTGCCCCTCGGCACCTTCCGCCTGACCGTCCGCGAGGCCGCGGTCGGCGCCCGGCTGGGCACCCTGCGCCACACCGACCTCTTCGGCGGCACCTGCGACGACGTACTGACCCTGAAGAAGGTGACCGAGAAGCAGGTCGTCGCGAGCGCCGTGGGCGCCGAGGGCAACCGCGACGTCTGCAACCAGGCCCGCCACACCGTGCTCCTCACCCCGGTCGGCGACGACCTCCGGTACGAGTCCGACAGCGAGGACTCGGGGCGGCCGAAGGCGCGGTTGTCGAAGGTCGGGTAA
- a CDS encoding cold-shock protein, whose product MATGTVKWFNAEKGFGFIAQEGGGPDVFVHYSAINAQGFRSLEENQQVSFDVTQGPKGPQAENVTPV is encoded by the coding sequence ATGGCTACCGGAACCGTGAAGTGGTTCAACGCCGAAAAGGGCTTTGGTTTCATCGCCCAGGAAGGCGGCGGCCCGGACGTCTTCGTCCACTACTCCGCGATCAACGCTCAGGGATTCCGTTCCCTCGAGGAGAACCAGCAGGTGTCCTTCGACGTCACGCAGGGTCCGAAGGGCCCGCAGGCGGAGAACGTCACTCCTGTCTGA